In Roseibium salinum, a single genomic region encodes these proteins:
- a CDS encoding LacI family DNA-binding transcriptional regulator — MTAKQRLPDRKSKVTVREVALRANVSESTVSRILRNKGPIADDTREKVMEVVRAMGYVPNRIAGSLASLNSNLVGVIIPSLSNIVFPEVLQGIHAGLEATDNMQAVISISNYDVELEENVIRGLLAWKPAAVLTTGFEHSDATRRMLELSDVRVVEMMDIDSDPIDIAVGMSHRSAGYATGRHLVEKGWRRFGYVGHNLDNDRRARLRFEGLRSALFEAGLDIAARAVAGSASSVGAGKQMTAQLLDGDTPVDVIVYSNDDMAVGGVFHCQSAGISIPGDVAVFGFNGLDIGFQMPQPLSTIRSNRFLIGKTAIEAMLTEPAGTKIDTGFEIFEGGTA, encoded by the coding sequence ATGACAGCGAAACAACGTCTGCCCGACCGGAAGAGTAAGGTCACGGTGAGAGAGGTGGCACTGCGCGCCAATGTGAGCGAATCCACCGTCTCGAGGATCCTGCGCAACAAGGGACCGATCGCGGACGACACTCGTGAGAAGGTCATGGAGGTCGTGCGGGCGATGGGATACGTGCCAAACCGCATCGCAGGATCGCTCGCCTCGTTGAACAGCAATCTCGTCGGGGTCATCATACCGTCGCTGTCCAACATCGTATTTCCCGAGGTCCTGCAAGGCATCCACGCGGGGCTCGAAGCCACCGACAACATGCAGGCGGTCATATCCATCAGCAACTACGACGTTGAGCTGGAGGAAAACGTAATCCGCGGTCTCCTGGCCTGGAAACCCGCAGCGGTGCTGACCACCGGTTTCGAACATTCGGATGCCACCCGGCGCATGCTTGAGCTCAGCGACGTGCGGGTTGTCGAAATGATGGACATCGATTCCGATCCGATCGACATCGCGGTGGGCATGTCGCATCGAAGTGCCGGATACGCAACAGGGCGCCACTTGGTTGAAAAGGGCTGGCGGCGGTTCGGCTACGTCGGCCACAACCTGGACAACGACCGGCGGGCCCGGTTGCGCTTCGAGGGGCTTCGTTCCGCACTTTTTGAAGCGGGTCTCGACATCGCAGCCAGAGCCGTTGCCGGAAGCGCAAGTTCAGTCGGCGCAGGCAAACAGATGACCGCTCAGCTCCTGGACGGCGACACTCCGGTCGACGTGATCGTCTATTCCAACGACGACATGGCGGTGGGCGGCGTGTTTCATTGCCAATCCGCGGGGATTTCGATCCCCGGAGACGTCGCGGTGTTCGGGTTCAACGGTCTCGACATCGGTTTCCAAATGCCGCAACCGCTTTCGACCATTCGCTCAAACCGCTTCCTGATTGGAAAAACCGCGATCGAGGCAATGCTGACAGAACCGGCGGGAACGAAAATCGATACCGGCTTCGAAATTTTCGAAGGTGGGACGGCGTAA